One Lentibacillus cibarius DNA window includes the following coding sequences:
- a CDS encoding Tex family protein, with protein sequence MVSQELEQWVAKEADVRQAAVHKVIKLMNEGNTVPFIARYRKEETGGLDEVQLKLIQDKWQYAVNLAERKEEVIRLIDEQGKLTDELQQEINAASQLQRVEDLYRPYKQKRRTRATKAKEKGLEPLAVTVWNQQSSNIAAEAESYVSEEKGVPTVDDALAGVNDIIAEWISDEPTFRTYIREETFKRGTVHADAKNAEQDEKRVYEMYYDYDETVRSIVSHRILALNRGEKEGILKVMIEPPAERILDYLEKKIILNGTNQETSEFLQQAVKDSYKRLIQPSIDREIRNSLTEKAEEQAIDVFSENLKNLLLQPPLKGKMVLGVDPAYRTGCKLAAVDETGKVKDIGVIYPHAPKHDTAGSEKKVLEFINRFGIELIAIGNGTASRETEQFISDVIGRNELDISYIIVNEAGASVYSASKLAREEFPNLQVEERSAASIARRLQDPLAELVKIDPKSIGVGQYQHDVSQKALNDSLTFVVETAVNQVGVNVNTASTSLLQYVAGLSKTVASNIVASRNENGKFTTRKQLKDVPRLGSKTYEQAVGFLRILEGGNPFDRTPIHPESYASAEDLLKRLNCSVDDIGTEKLREQLKTVDISEMAAELGIGKPTLDDIAAALGRPERDPRDDLPKPLLKQNVMSLDDLHPGMEMQGTVRNVVDFGVFVDIGVKQDGLVHISKMANKFVKHPMDITSVGDVVTVWVENVDSEKGRIALSMIGDKG encoded by the coding sequence ATGGTGTCTCAAGAACTGGAACAATGGGTAGCCAAGGAAGCAGATGTCCGTCAAGCTGCCGTACATAAAGTAATAAAATTAATGAATGAAGGTAATACTGTTCCTTTCATCGCCCGATATCGAAAAGAGGAAACAGGTGGGCTGGATGAAGTACAGCTAAAATTGATTCAGGATAAATGGCAATATGCTGTTAACCTTGCTGAGCGTAAGGAAGAAGTAATCCGTCTTATTGATGAACAGGGGAAATTGACTGACGAATTGCAGCAAGAGATTAATGCAGCATCCCAGCTGCAGCGGGTAGAGGACTTATACCGGCCATATAAACAGAAACGACGCACACGTGCTACTAAAGCGAAAGAAAAAGGGCTGGAACCGCTGGCGGTCACGGTGTGGAATCAGCAATCATCCAATATTGCTGCTGAAGCTGAGTCATATGTATCAGAGGAAAAGGGTGTTCCCACTGTGGATGATGCACTAGCGGGCGTGAATGATATTATTGCCGAGTGGATTTCGGATGAACCGACATTCCGTACATACATACGTGAAGAAACATTCAAACGCGGAACGGTACATGCAGATGCTAAAAACGCCGAGCAAGATGAGAAACGCGTGTACGAAATGTATTACGATTACGATGAGACAGTCCGTTCTATTGTGTCCCACCGTATTTTAGCGTTGAACCGTGGTGAAAAAGAAGGCATCTTGAAAGTTATGATCGAACCGCCAGCCGAGCGTATACTGGATTACTTGGAGAAGAAAATTATCTTGAACGGAACTAATCAGGAAACATCCGAATTTTTACAACAAGCAGTGAAAGATAGCTATAAACGGCTGATTCAGCCATCAATTGATCGGGAAATCCGTAATAGTCTGACCGAAAAGGCAGAAGAGCAGGCGATTGATGTTTTTTCAGAAAACCTGAAAAACCTACTCCTGCAGCCGCCTTTAAAAGGAAAAATGGTGCTTGGTGTCGATCCTGCCTACCGGACCGGCTGTAAACTTGCTGCTGTTGATGAAACAGGAAAGGTAAAGGATATTGGTGTTATCTATCCACATGCACCGAAGCATGATACGGCCGGATCCGAGAAAAAGGTTTTGGAATTCATCAACCGATTTGGTATCGAACTGATTGCGATTGGAAATGGTACAGCTTCCAGAGAAACGGAGCAATTCATATCTGATGTGATTGGTCGAAATGAACTGGATATTTCATATATTATTGTTAACGAGGCGGGCGCAAGTGTTTATTCGGCTTCCAAACTGGCCCGTGAAGAATTTCCTAATCTGCAAGTGGAAGAACGGAGCGCGGCGTCTATTGCCCGCAGACTGCAGGATCCACTGGCGGAGTTGGTGAAGATTGATCCAAAATCGATCGGTGTCGGGCAATATCAGCACGATGTTAGCCAAAAGGCACTTAATGATTCCTTAACCTTTGTTGTCGAAACAGCTGTCAACCAGGTTGGCGTCAATGTCAACACGGCTTCCACTTCACTTCTGCAGTATGTTGCTGGGCTCAGTAAAACAGTCGCGTCTAATATTGTAGCCAGCCGCAATGAAAATGGAAAGTTCACAACTCGTAAACAGTTAAAAGACGTTCCACGGCTGGGCTCCAAAACCTATGAGCAGGCTGTTGGTTTCTTACGTATATTGGAAGGTGGAAATCCGTTTGATCGGACGCCGATTCATCCGGAGAGCTATGCATCTGCTGAGGATTTACTGAAACGTCTTAATTGCTCGGTCGACGATATTGGAACAGAGAAATTGCGTGAACAGTTAAAAACAGTAGATATAAGTGAAATGGCCGCTGAGCTTGGCATTGGCAAACCAACACTGGATGATATAGCGGCAGCACTTGGTAGGCCGGAGCGAGATCCGCGTGATGATTTGCCAAAACCACTGCTAAAGCAAAATGTTATGAGTCTTGACGATTTGCACCCGGGAATGGAAATGCAGGGGACGGTACGTAATGTTGTTGATTTCGGTGTGTTTGTCGACATCGGTGTCAAACAAGATGGACTTGTTCACATCTCCAAAATGGCCAATAAATTCGTGAAACACCCGATGGATATTACATCAGTAGGAGACGTCGTGACTGTCTGGGTGGAAAACGTGGATAGTGAAAAAGGACGGATTGCTCTTTCCATGATTGGGGATAAAGGTTGA
- a CDS encoding catalase — MTNEKKRLTTASGNPVGDNQNSITAGQRGPGLIQDVHLLEKMAHFDRERVPERVVHAKGTGAHGYFEVTNDDISKYTKADFLSEVGKQTPMFIRFSTVAGELGSADTVRDPRGFAVKFYTQEGNYDLVGNNTPIFFVRDAIKFPDFIHTQKRNPKTNLKDKNAVWDFWSLSPESLHQVTYMHGDRGIPATYRHMNGYGSHTFKWVNKDGEPFWVKYHFISEQGVTGLDEDVADRIAGENPDYHTEDLYNAIDKGDYPAWKLYVQIMPYEDAKSYKWDPFDVTKTWSKEDYPRIEVGRMVLNRNPENHFAEVEQAALSPANLVPGIEVSPDKMLQGRLFSYSDTQRYRIGVNHQQLPINRPINNAQNYQFDGQMRYDNGGRSINYEPNRYESTPKEDPDSKINSFEVYGDADSVAYSDSDHYTQAGDLYRLMSPDEKDRLIKNVVGHMEKVDYEDIKLRQIEHFYKADPEYGERVAQGLGLSVPAEVK; from the coding sequence ATGACTAATGAAAAGAAACGTTTAACGACTGCATCCGGAAATCCGGTAGGGGATAATCAGAATTCAATTACTGCTGGCCAACGTGGTCCTGGATTGATTCAGGATGTTCACCTACTAGAAAAAATGGCACACTTTGATAGGGAACGGGTACCAGAACGTGTTGTGCACGCAAAAGGAACAGGGGCGCATGGTTACTTCGAGGTAACAAATGATGACATATCGAAATATACGAAAGCTGATTTTTTAAGTGAAGTTGGTAAGCAAACACCGATGTTTATCCGCTTCTCTACGGTTGCGGGTGAATTGGGATCTGCTGACACTGTTCGAGATCCGCGCGGTTTTGCGGTGAAATTTTACACACAGGAAGGAAACTATGATTTAGTTGGCAATAACACGCCTATTTTCTTCGTCCGAGATGCTATTAAATTTCCTGACTTCATCCATACACAGAAACGGAATCCGAAAACAAATCTAAAAGACAAAAATGCTGTATGGGATTTCTGGTCATTATCACCGGAATCACTGCATCAGGTCACTTATATGCACGGAGATCGGGGTATTCCGGCAACCTATCGTCATATGAATGGTTATGGAAGTCATACTTTCAAGTGGGTCAATAAAGACGGTGAGCCTTTCTGGGTTAAATATCATTTCATTTCCGAACAAGGGGTAACAGGATTAGATGAAGATGTTGCCGACCGTATCGCCGGTGAAAACCCTGACTACCATACAGAAGATTTATACAATGCTATTGATAAAGGCGATTATCCGGCCTGGAAACTTTACGTACAAATCATGCCATATGAGGATGCAAAATCATACAAATGGGATCCATTCGATGTAACGAAAACGTGGTCTAAGGAAGATTATCCACGTATCGAGGTAGGACGAATGGTGCTTAACAGAAACCCTGAAAATCACTTTGCTGAGGTGGAGCAAGCTGCATTATCCCCAGCCAATCTTGTCCCTGGTATTGAGGTCTCACCGGATAAAATGCTGCAGGGGCGCTTGTTCAGCTATTCCGATACACAGCGCTATCGTATTGGTGTCAATCATCAGCAGCTGCCAATCAACCGTCCGATCAACAATGCACAAAACTATCAATTTGATGGACAAATGCGTTATGACAATGGCGGTCGTTCCATCAATTACGAACCAAATCGCTATGAGTCCACACCAAAAGAAGATCCGGATTCCAAGATCAATTCATTTGAAGTATACGGCGATGCCGACAGTGTTGCTTATTCTGATAGCGACCATTACACACAAGCAGGCGACTTGTACCGTTTAATGAGTCCTGACGAAAAAGACCGTCTTATCAAGAATGTTGTTGGACACATGGAAAAAGTTGATTATGAAGACATTAAACTGCGTCAAATTGAGCATTTCTATAAAGCTGATCCGGAATACGGCGAGCGTGTTGCTCAAGGCCTAGGCCTATCCGTTCCTGCCGAGGTTAAATAA
- a CDS encoding SprT family protein — translation MSKMDEKKLNQRINDLSLQFFQKPFRDQAVFNSRLRTTGGRYIPSRRTIEVNPKYALEFDEDELIGILKHELCHYHLHIEGKGYKHGDKDFKELLKKTGSPRHCRPLPSAEKQRKHWYRCKQCGHVYTRVRRINLKKYRCGKCRGELLHDKTH, via the coding sequence ATGAGTAAAATGGATGAAAAAAAACTGAATCAACGGATTAATGATTTATCATTGCAATTTTTTCAGAAACCATTCCGTGATCAGGCGGTTTTTAATAGTCGTCTCCGGACAACCGGCGGACGATACATTCCTTCAAGGAGAACAATTGAAGTAAACCCGAAGTATGCCCTGGAATTTGATGAAGATGAGCTGATCGGCATTCTAAAACATGAATTATGTCATTATCATCTTCATATAGAAGGGAAAGGCTATAAACACGGTGATAAGGATTTTAAGGAGCTATTAAAAAAGACAGGCTCCCCTAGACATTGCAGACCATTACCCTCGGCAGAAAAACAGCGGAAACATTGGTACCGATGCAAACAATGTGGTCATGTTTACACACGCGTCCGCAGAATCAATCTTAAGAAGTACAGGTGTGGCAAATGCAGAGGCGAATTACTGCACGATAAGACTCATTAA
- the thiL gene encoding thiamine-phosphate kinase: protein MDEFTFIDQIKQSLYKQPALVKGIGDDAAVFRQSAQDIVTAADTLVEDVHFSRALMDAFYIGYRALAANISDIAAMGAAPAFYLVSIVIPDPCSDEELNDIYKGMSYAASDHRMDLIGGDTVSGNELSIAITVIGFVNRKQARLRSAAEPGDVLFVTGTLGDAAAGFHILNSNKFYKDSSYYMDRHRMPQIRSAFAKQLEPLTRVALNDISDGLASEANEIAEASQVSLTIYENQLPVRDSFEQFSEEEQHKWKLYGGEDFELLGAVPESEWEQLKSIAARNSTPLTAIGYANNRENKDHHVWLVDDSHTPKRLLKKGYTHRSR, encoded by the coding sequence ATGGATGAGTTTACTTTTATTGATCAGATAAAGCAATCGTTGTATAAGCAGCCAGCGTTGGTAAAAGGTATCGGGGATGACGCGGCAGTTTTTCGTCAATCAGCGCAGGATATCGTTACAGCTGCAGATACATTAGTAGAAGATGTCCATTTTTCCAGGGCATTGATGGACGCTTTTTATATTGGCTACCGAGCACTGGCGGCAAATATAAGTGATATAGCTGCAATGGGGGCAGCACCGGCCTTTTACCTAGTATCAATCGTCATTCCGGATCCTTGTTCTGATGAAGAATTGAATGATATATACAAGGGTATGTCTTATGCGGCGTCTGACCATCGCATGGATTTAATTGGTGGTGACACAGTTTCCGGCAATGAGCTATCCATTGCCATCACGGTCATTGGCTTTGTGAATAGGAAGCAAGCGCGGCTTCGGAGCGCGGCAGAACCTGGTGATGTTTTGTTTGTGACAGGTACATTAGGGGACGCTGCTGCGGGGTTTCATATTTTGAACAGTAACAAGTTCTATAAAGACAGTTCATACTACATGGATAGACACCGTATGCCACAGATTAGATCAGCTTTTGCTAAACAGCTGGAGCCATTGACTAGGGTCGCACTAAATGATATAAGTGACGGGCTTGCCAGTGAAGCAAATGAGATTGCCGAGGCTTCGCAAGTCAGTCTGACCATCTATGAGAATCAACTTCCTGTCAGGGATTCCTTTGAGCAGTTTTCTGAAGAAGAGCAGCATAAATGGAAATTATATGGTGGGGAAGACTTTGAACTGTTAGGTGCTGTTCCGGAAAGTGAGTGGGAACAGCTAAAAAGCATTGCTGCGAGAAACAGCACACCGCTGACTGCAATCGGATATGCTAATAATAGGGAAAATAAGGATCATCATGTATGGTTAGTGGATGATAGCCATACACCTAAACGTCTACTGAAAAAGGGGTATACCCATCGAAGCAGGTGA
- the tsaE gene encoding tRNA (adenosine(37)-N6)-threonylcarbamoyltransferase complex ATPase subunit type 1 TsaE codes for MDDYQITTHTDNETERLAEKLASLLKPGDVVTLEGDLGAGKTTFAKGIAHGLGVKRTVNSPTFTIIKEYEGELPFYHMDVYRLEDSDEDIGFDEYFNGDGVCVVEWAHFIKEHLPEAYLNITITYADEHTRVLTLFPGNAHFKSIAAELIG; via the coding sequence ATGGACGATTATCAAATAACAACACACACGGATAATGAAACTGAACGGCTTGCTGAAAAACTTGCATCGCTTTTGAAACCAGGTGATGTCGTTACGTTAGAAGGTGACCTTGGGGCAGGAAAAACAACGTTCGCAAAAGGGATTGCTCATGGCCTGGGTGTTAAGCGCACGGTAAATAGCCCGACGTTTACTATCATTAAAGAATATGAAGGGGAGCTTCCTTTTTACCATATGGACGTCTATCGGCTAGAGGACAGTGATGAAGATATTGGTTTTGATGAATACTTTAACGGTGATGGTGTTTGTGTTGTTGAGTGGGCACATTTTATTAAGGAGCACCTCCCTGAAGCATATTTGAATATAACCATCACTTATGCTGATGAACATACACGTGTGCTGACACTTTTCCCCGGGAATGCACATTTCAAATCAATTGCAGCCGAGTTGATCGGTTGA
- the tsaB gene encoding tRNA (adenosine(37)-N6)-threonylcarbamoyltransferase complex dimerization subunit type 1 TsaB has protein sequence MNILAIDTSNQAMGVAVLKDGRPLGEFMTNIKKNHSERLMPAIVHLMHEVNMTPVDLDRIVVAKGPGSYTGVRIGLTTAKSMAWSLDIPVTGVSSLEVLAWQGRFYDSYICPFFDARRGLVYTGLYRWQEGILVPVADERNIVMDDWLHKLANMQQEVLFVSPDMQLHQERILEQMGSRAVIPHGTCNVANPSHLALAGQQKSPDDTHMLAPNYLRLAEAEAKWLKKQKEDK, from the coding sequence ATGAATATATTAGCTATAGATACATCAAATCAAGCGATGGGTGTGGCGGTGCTGAAAGACGGACGGCCCTTAGGCGAGTTCATGACAAACATAAAGAAGAACCATTCGGAACGGTTGATGCCGGCAATCGTTCATCTAATGCATGAGGTGAATATGACACCTGTCGACTTGGATAGAATCGTGGTTGCAAAAGGTCCTGGTTCTTATACAGGGGTACGCATTGGTTTGACAACGGCAAAATCAATGGCATGGTCGCTCGACATTCCTGTTACGGGTGTTTCCAGTCTGGAAGTACTTGCCTGGCAGGGACGTTTTTATGATTCGTATATATGTCCATTTTTTGATGCACGGCGCGGTCTTGTTTATACAGGGCTATACCGGTGGCAAGAAGGGATACTTGTACCGGTAGCGGATGAGAGGAATATAGTCATGGACGATTGGCTGCATAAGCTGGCGAATATGCAACAAGAAGTACTGTTTGTAAGTCCGGATATGCAATTACATCAGGAACGAATTTTGGAACAGATGGGAAGCCGGGCAGTTATTCCCCACGGGACTTGCAACGTGGCGAATCCATCCCATTTAGCATTGGCTGGACAACAGAAATCACCAGATGATACACATATGCTGGCCCCCAATTATTTACGGTTGGCGGAAGCGGAAGCAAAATGGCTAAAAAAACAGAAGGAAGACAAGTAA
- the rimI gene encoding ribosomal protein S18-alanine N-acetyltransferase, with amino-acid sequence MAELVIRKVNSADIDDIVDVEQASFSSPWPKEIMLQEIVDNHHAHYYGMFLDGQMIGYAGMWHVIDDAQITTISVIPSFRGKKLGEKLFLYVIEQAMYMGAKRLSLEVRASNTTAQRMYRKFGLVPGGVRKNYYTDNQEDAIVMWVDLS; translated from the coding sequence ATGGCTGAACTGGTTATTCGTAAAGTAAACAGTGCTGATATAGATGACATCGTGGACGTGGAGCAGGCTTCTTTTTCATCGCCATGGCCAAAGGAAATTATGTTGCAGGAAATAGTCGATAATCACCATGCTCACTATTACGGCATGTTTCTGGATGGGCAGATGATTGGGTACGCAGGGATGTGGCATGTTATTGATGACGCACAGATTACAACGATTTCTGTTATTCCGAGTTTTCGGGGGAAAAAGCTGGGCGAGAAGTTATTTTTATATGTGATTGAACAAGCTATGTATATGGGAGCGAAACGCCTTTCCCTTGAAGTCCGTGCATCCAATACCACTGCCCAACGCATGTACCGGAAGTTTGGACTCGTACCGGGTGGCGTCCGCAAAAATTATTATACAGATAACCAGGAGGATGCCATTGTTATGTGGGTGGATTTATCATGA
- the tsaD gene encoding tRNA (adenosine(37)-N6)-threonylcarbamoyltransferase complex transferase subunit TsaD: MNNDRYIVGIETSCDETAAAIVKNGREIVSNVVASQIDSHKRFGGVVPEIASRHHVEQMTIVLEEAFKQADMTWEKIDAVAVTEGPGLVGALLVGVNAAKALAFAKQKPLIGVHHIAGHIYANRFVSEFEFPLLALIVSGGHTELVLMKEHGKYELIGETRDDAAGEAYDKVARMLELPYPGGPQIDKLASKGEASIAFPRAWLGEDSYDFSFSGLKSSVINTIHNTTQRGEDINKEAIAASFQASVVDVLTAKTWKAAQAYRAKQVIVAGGVAANKGLRDSLTAKFSGSGIPLLIPPLNLCTDNAAMIAAAGFVNFEHGKRSGWDLNANPSLPLK; this comes from the coding sequence ATGAATAATGATAGGTATATAGTTGGAATAGAAACGAGCTGCGATGAAACAGCTGCTGCAATTGTCAAAAATGGCCGGGAGATCGTTTCCAATGTGGTTGCATCGCAAATTGATAGTCATAAACGCTTCGGTGGTGTAGTACCTGAAATTGCGTCAAGGCATCATGTTGAGCAAATGACGATCGTTCTTGAGGAAGCGTTCAAACAGGCTGACATGACATGGGAGAAAATAGATGCAGTTGCTGTTACAGAAGGCCCGGGCCTCGTCGGAGCATTATTGGTGGGGGTTAATGCTGCTAAAGCGCTGGCGTTTGCCAAACAAAAGCCGTTGATTGGTGTGCATCATATTGCTGGCCATATCTATGCGAATCGATTTGTTTCGGAATTTGAATTTCCGCTGCTCGCATTGATCGTCTCCGGCGGTCATACAGAACTAGTTCTAATGAAAGAACACGGCAAGTATGAACTGATTGGTGAGACACGTGATGATGCGGCAGGGGAGGCGTATGATAAAGTAGCCCGTATGTTGGAACTGCCATACCCAGGCGGTCCGCAAATTGACAAGCTCGCTAGTAAAGGTGAAGCATCCATTGCTTTTCCACGTGCCTGGCTGGGAGAGGATAGCTATGACTTTAGCTTCAGTGGCTTAAAGTCATCAGTTATCAACACGATCCACAACACCACCCAACGCGGGGAGGATATCAACAAAGAAGCGATCGCTGCCAGTTTTCAGGCAAGTGTTGTCGATGTGTTAACGGCCAAAACGTGGAAGGCTGCACAGGCCTATCGTGCCAAACAGGTAATTGTAGCTGGCGGTGTTGCAGCAAATAAAGGACTCCGTGATTCGCTGACTGCTAAATTCAGTGGGTCAGGTATTCCACTTTTGATACCGCCGTTAAATCTTTGTACAGATAATGCTGCGATGATTGCCGCAGCTGGATTTGTAAATTTTGAACATGGCAAACGGTCTGGCTGGGATTTGAATGCTAATCCATCATTACCGTTAAAGTGA
- a CDS encoding ATP-binding cassette domain-containing protein translates to MILMQLNDVSKSFGADEILANIKLEIKENDRIAIVGRNGAGKSTLLKIMAGEFSHDSGELFKPKNLTIGYLTQHTSLESHKTIWDKMLEVFDHLLKQQEDLRQMERKMQQTASLSDTNYEQLLADYDKKQQKFEEDGGYEYEANIKAVLTGLNFGDIPYDTPVNELSGGQKARLALGQLLLKRPDLLILDEPTNHLDIDTMTWLEQYLGSYPGAIVIVSHDRYFLDKTAAVVYEISRNRSKKYNGNYSHYLNQRALDYEQELKEYEKQQNEIKKMEDFIQKNIVRASTTKRAQSRRKQLERMERIDKPKGDEKSASFTFRINRTSGNDVLKIDQLSFQYENDPVFQNVTIHANRGERIALTGPNGVGKTTLLKTITGQVQPSAGTINLGTNVEIGYYDQEQQQLTLSKTVLDELWDEYPDTDEKDIRTVLGNFLFSGEDVLIPVHSLSGGEKARLSLAKLMMQNANFLILDEPTNHLDIDSKEVLEGALMDFPGTILFVSHDRYFINRLADKVVEMQHTGATIYLGDYDYYMEKKQEEAEIKRLTEIEESSVQQGNRKTTFHENKQQQRERRKIQRRIEELEAVIEQHETELTALEQKMAEPDIYEDHEKALELTEETNQLKQKIDSLMEEWTELQEED, encoded by the coding sequence ATGATACTAATGCAGCTTAATGATGTTTCCAAATCATTTGGGGCTGATGAAATTTTAGCGAATATAAAATTGGAGATTAAAGAAAATGACCGGATTGCTATTGTTGGGAGAAACGGTGCCGGTAAATCAACCTTACTAAAAATAATGGCGGGGGAATTTTCCCATGATAGTGGCGAGCTATTCAAACCGAAAAATCTTACCATTGGCTATTTGACGCAGCACACCAGCCTTGAATCCCATAAAACGATTTGGGATAAAATGTTGGAGGTTTTCGATCATTTGTTAAAGCAGCAAGAGGATTTAAGACAAATGGAGCGAAAAATGCAACAGACGGCTTCTCTGTCAGATACGAATTATGAACAGCTGCTCGCAGATTACGACAAAAAGCAGCAAAAGTTCGAGGAGGACGGCGGATACGAATATGAGGCAAATATTAAAGCAGTTTTGACAGGCTTGAATTTCGGTGACATTCCATATGATACACCGGTTAATGAACTGAGCGGTGGACAAAAAGCTCGGCTCGCTCTCGGGCAGCTACTGCTTAAAAGGCCTGATCTGCTAATATTAGACGAGCCGACCAACCATCTGGACATTGATACCATGACATGGCTGGAGCAATATTTAGGAAGCTATCCCGGAGCAATCGTCATTGTATCACACGATCGGTATTTCCTTGATAAAACGGCAGCTGTGGTTTATGAAATCTCCCGGAATCGATCAAAAAAATATAACGGGAACTACAGCCATTACTTAAACCAGCGTGCACTCGATTACGAACAGGAACTAAAGGAGTATGAAAAACAGCAGAACGAAATTAAAAAGATGGAAGATTTCATTCAGAAGAACATTGTCCGTGCATCGACAACAAAGCGTGCCCAAAGCCGCCGGAAACAGCTGGAAAGGATGGAACGTATAGACAAGCCTAAAGGGGACGAAAAGTCGGCCTCTTTCACTTTCCGGATCAACCGAACAAGTGGAAATGATGTATTGAAGATTGATCAGCTCAGCTTTCAATATGAGAATGATCCAGTGTTTCAAAACGTCACGATTCATGCTAACCGCGGTGAGCGCATTGCGTTAACTGGCCCGAATGGTGTCGGTAAAACAACGTTACTAAAAACGATAACCGGACAAGTTCAGCCTTCTGCAGGCACTATCAATCTCGGCACCAATGTAGAGATTGGCTATTATGATCAGGAACAGCAGCAACTAACCCTTTCCAAAACGGTGCTGGACGAACTATGGGATGAATACCCGGACACCGATGAGAAGGATATCCGTACCGTTTTAGGGAATTTTTTATTTTCGGGTGAAGATGTCCTGATACCTGTCCATTCGCTTAGCGGTGGCGAAAAGGCCCGCTTATCACTAGCGAAACTCATGATGCAAAATGCCAACTTCCTCATTCTCGATGAGCCAACCAACCATCTGGACATTGACAGTAAAGAAGTGCTTGAGGGTGCCTTAATGGACTTTCCCGGAACGATTCTATTCGTTTCCCACGATCGGTACTTCATTAACAGGCTGGCCGATAAAGTAGTAGAAATGCAACATACAGGGGCAACCATTTACTTAGGTGATTACGACTACTACATGGAGAAAAAACAAGAAGAGGCAGAGATCAAGAGGTTAACGGAGATAGAGGAATCTTCTGTGCAACAAGGAAATCGAAAGACGACATTCCATGAAAACAAGCAGCAGCAGCGGGAGAGGCGGAAGATCCAACGCCGCATTGAAGAACTGGAAGCGGTCATTGAACAGCACGAAACGGAATTGACTGCCCTTGAACAGAAAATGGCCGAACCAGACATCTATGAAGATCATGAAAAAGCACTTGAACTAACGGAAGAAACCAATCAGCTGAAACAAAAAATTGACTCGTTAATGGAAGAGTGGACCGAACTGCAAGAGGAGGATTAA
- the moaC gene encoding cyclic pyranopterin monophosphate synthase MoaC yields MSEFTHFNEQGRARMVDISEKKETERTATAVSSIQLTKEIYEKINAGTMKKGDVLAVAQVAGIMAAKQTSDWIPMCHPLQLKGTDITFDWKIKDGVYELQIAASVKTKGSTGVEMEALTAASATALTVYDMCKALDKGMIIGQTYLVTKTGGKSGEYHRDNKGD; encoded by the coding sequence ATGTCTGAATTCACACATTTTAACGAACAGGGCAGGGCAAGAATGGTCGATATTAGTGAAAAGAAGGAAACAGAACGAACGGCTACTGCTGTCTCAAGTATCCAATTAACAAAAGAAATATATGAAAAGATAAATGCGGGAACAATGAAAAAAGGAGATGTATTGGCTGTCGCTCAGGTAGCGGGAATTATGGCAGCCAAACAGACGTCTGACTGGATTCCGATGTGTCACCCGCTGCAATTGAAGGGAACGGACATTACGTTTGACTGGAAAATAAAAGATGGCGTTTATGAACTGCAAATCGCAGCATCCGTTAAAACAAAAGGTTCAACCGGTGTAGAAATGGAAGCTTTAACAGCAGCGTCAGCGACAGCGCTTACAGTTTACGATATGTGTAAAGCACTTGATAAAGGAATGATTATCGGTCAGACGTATCTTGTTACCAAAACCGGCGGAAAATCAGGTGAATATCATCGGGACAACAAGGGGGACTGA